A genomic stretch from Chiloscyllium punctatum isolate Juve2018m chromosome 40, sChiPun1.3, whole genome shotgun sequence includes:
- the pld6 gene encoding mitochondrial cardiolipin hydrolase, translating to MILTVISAWRSLLAVAGLSLTVEGLYYLIRYLKRFRERRPPQVLFFPAPVTCVRPLLLSSPGHCNCSRSHRESALSCLTRLLLSARRSLDVCVFTISSVELSSSVLAVHGRGVRVRVITDSDYMALAGSQVGAFRRAGIEVRHDQDANYMHHKFAVIDGLILITGSLNWSAQGIFGNKENVIIIKSTDVVKEFIEEFERLWNEYDPSNYSFSPKS from the exons ATGATTCTAACGGTTATATCGGCCTGGCGAAGCTTGCTGGCGGTGGCCGGCCTTTCTCTAACGGTCGAAGGACTCTACTATCTCATCCGTTACCTGAAGCGGTTTCGCGAGCGGCGGCCGCCGCAGGTACTTTTCTTCCCCGCGCCGGTGACGTGCGTACGTCCACTGCTGCTTTCGAGTCCCGGCCATTGTAACTGTAGCCGGTCCCACCGGGAGAGTGCACTGAGCTGCCTGACCCGCCTGTTGCTCAGTGCTCGCCGCTCGCTCGATGTCTGCGTGTTCACCATCTCCAGCGTGGAGTTGAGCAGCTCAGTGCTAGCGGTGCACGGCCGCGGGGTGCGGGTACGGGTCATCACCGACTCGGATTACATGGCGTTAGCCGGCTCGCAGGTCGGCGCCTTCAGGAGAGCTG GTATAGAAGTCAGACATGATCAGGATGCAAACTACATGCACCACAAATTTGCTGTGATTGATGGATTGATCCTCATAACTGGATCTTTGAACTGGAGTGCCCAAGGCATTTTTGGGAATAAAGAAAATGTAATTATAATTAAAAGCACTGATGTTGTGAAGGAATTTATTGAAGAATTTGAACGACTTTGGAATGAATATGATCCGTCAAACTATAGCTTTTCTCCTAAAAGCTGA